One window from the genome of Pelodictyon luteolum DSM 273 encodes:
- the fabF gene encoding beta-ketoacyl-ACP synthase II codes for MGQERKRVVITGIGVLTPIGQTKEDFWSALIAGKSGAAPITYFDTADFATTFACELKDFVVEDYIDKRTADRMDPYCQYAIVSSDQAIKDSGLDLQAIDPLRIGVVHGSGIGGMTVYDQQFRQYLNRGPRRISPFFIPMLIPDIAAGQISMRHGLMGPNYATASACATSLHAIIDAYMLIQTGLADYMVCGGSEAPITPMSVGGFNSARALSTANDIPTKASRPYDRDRDGFVMGEGAGSLIMESLDSARARGAKIYAELVGIGATADAHHLTAPHPEGKGALNAMKTALSIAGIGTEKIDYINTHGTATPLGDIAEVTAIKKLFGEHAYKLSISSTKSMTGHLLGAAGVVESIACILAMQNQTVPPTINCENLDPEIDVDVTPNEPKKRSIEYALNNGFGFGGHNASLIFRNGASL; via the coding sequence ATGGGTCAGGAACGAAAAAGGGTTGTCATTACCGGCATCGGGGTGCTCACCCCCATAGGCCAGACAAAAGAGGATTTCTGGAGCGCACTCATCGCAGGAAAAAGCGGTGCGGCACCGATCACCTACTTTGACACTGCTGATTTTGCAACCACCTTCGCATGCGAGCTGAAGGACTTCGTTGTCGAAGACTATATCGACAAGAGAACGGCCGACCGCATGGACCCCTACTGCCAGTATGCCATCGTCTCTTCAGACCAGGCAATCAAAGATTCCGGCCTTGACCTGCAGGCGATCGATCCCCTGAGGATCGGCGTCGTGCACGGCTCGGGCATCGGGGGAATGACCGTGTACGACCAGCAGTTCAGGCAGTACCTGAACCGCGGGCCACGGCGCATCAGCCCCTTCTTCATCCCCATGCTCATCCCCGACATCGCAGCAGGACAGATATCCATGCGGCACGGGCTGATGGGACCTAACTATGCCACAGCATCGGCATGCGCGACCTCGCTGCACGCCATCATAGACGCCTACATGCTCATCCAGACCGGCTTGGCCGACTACATGGTCTGCGGCGGATCGGAAGCTCCGATCACCCCGATGAGTGTCGGAGGCTTCAACTCCGCACGGGCACTTTCAACAGCAAACGACATCCCTACGAAAGCATCGCGTCCCTACGACCGTGACCGCGACGGCTTCGTCATGGGCGAAGGTGCCGGATCGCTTATCATGGAAAGCCTCGACTCGGCCAGAGCCCGCGGCGCAAAGATATATGCGGAGCTGGTCGGCATCGGCGCAACAGCCGACGCGCACCATCTCACCGCCCCCCATCCTGAAGGAAAGGGTGCACTCAACGCAATGAAGACAGCACTCTCGATCGCCGGCATCGGCACCGAGAAGATCGACTATATCAATACCCACGGCACAGCGACCCCGCTTGGCGACATTGCGGAGGTCACAGCCATCAAGAAGCTGTTCGGAGAACACGCCTACAAGCTCAGCATCAGCTCCACGAAGTCGATGACCGGACATCTGCTCGGCGCAGCCGGCGTAGTGGAATCGATCGCATGCATTCTTGCAATGCAGAACCAGACAGTACCGCCGACCATCAACTGCGAGAACCTCGACCCGGAAATCGATGTGGACGTCACGCCGAACGAGCCGAAAAAACGCAGCATCGAGTACGCCCTCAACAACGGGTTCGGCTTTGGCGGCCACAACGCATCGCTGATCTTCCGCAACGGCGCCTCACTCTGA
- the fabG gene encoding 3-oxoacyl-[acyl-carrier-protein] reductase — MFEGKIAVITGAARGIGQAIAWNLAAGGADIVLCDIKEEWLQDTAEGVRKAGRKVWCFELDVTNTDAVQKAFNDIAAATGTIDILVNNAGITRDGLLMRMSEEDWDAVLTVNLKGTFSCTKAVSRIMMKQRSGSIVNIASIIGLMGNAGQANYAASKGGVISFTKSVAKELASRNIRVNAVAPGFISSKMTDALSDDVRQKMLEAIPLSRFGNPEDVADVVSFLAGDRSAYITGEVINISGGMVM; from the coding sequence ATGTTTGAAGGAAAAATCGCAGTCATCACCGGAGCCGCAAGGGGGATTGGACAGGCCATCGCCTGGAACCTCGCCGCCGGCGGAGCCGACATCGTTCTCTGCGACATCAAGGAAGAGTGGCTCCAGGACACGGCCGAAGGGGTCCGGAAAGCCGGCCGAAAGGTCTGGTGCTTCGAGCTTGACGTCACCAACACCGATGCAGTCCAGAAGGCATTCAACGACATCGCAGCTGCAACAGGCACCATCGACATCCTCGTCAACAACGCGGGCATCACCCGTGATGGCCTCCTCATGCGTATGAGCGAAGAGGACTGGGACGCGGTGCTCACCGTCAACCTGAAGGGAACCTTCTCATGCACCAAGGCGGTCAGCCGCATCATGATGAAGCAGCGCTCCGGCTCGATTGTCAACATCGCATCAATCATCGGCCTCATGGGCAATGCCGGCCAGGCCAACTACGCCGCCTCGAAAGGCGGGGTCATTTCCTTCACCAAATCAGTCGCCAAGGAGCTTGCCTCGCGCAATATCCGCGTCAACGCCGTCGCGCCGGGGTTCATCTCCTCGAAAATGACCGATGCCCTTTCCGACGATGTGCGCCAGAAAATGCTCGAAGCCATTCCGCTCAGCCGTTTCGGCAATCCCGAGGACGTGGCCGACGTGGTCTCATTCCTTGCCGGCGACCGCTCAGCCTACATCACGGGTGAAGTCATCAACATCAGCGGCGGCATGGTGATGTGA
- the acpP gene encoding acyl carrier protein, translating into MTEAEIRDKVYDIIVSKMGVNKDQIKPESKFSDDLGADSLDTVELIMELENEFDVQIPDEDAEKIGTVQQAIDYIVKK; encoded by the coding sequence ATGACTGAAGCAGAAATCAGAGACAAAGTATACGATATTATCGTCAGCAAGATGGGCGTCAACAAAGACCAGATCAAGCCGGAATCCAAGTTTTCCGACGACCTCGGCGCCGACTCGCTCGACACCGTTGAACTGATCATGGAACTCGAGAATGAATTCGACGTGCAGATCCCCGACGAAGACGCAGAAAAGATCGGCACCGTTCAGCAGGCAATCGACTACATCGTCAAGAAGTAA